In Coccidioides posadasii str. Silveira chromosome 4, complete sequence, one genomic interval encodes:
- a CDS encoding uncharacterized protein (EggNog:ENOG410PHIJ~COG:S), whose translation MNDRGYSYEEILQVHQRSATKAFTGTGAPVQYGRTLDTAWECPFGKLSAESKTLLKILTFDLDLISESILNRRLGIADTAMEILFDDFDFGVGVIDLTRAASLVSRLSTHRAISIHRLVLFIVFSRLTTDKTSTFLNYAIRMLSSSFPNTWNERVRKLGHGRASCDKYSKILSHVGRLMALTRANLLIVTSPELLAELVFRAGSLRLARATANYAQAYHLLGHIALDLAQPSAARSVYRQAFRVREALEGPHSPPVADIYGDIACSYTEQGNVADALKYIHVFRNS comes from the exons ATGAACGACCGAGGTTATTCCTATGAGGAGATCCTGCAGGTACACCAACGCTCAGCCACAAAGGCGTTCACGGGAACTGGAGCACCGGTACAATATGGACGTACATTAGATACAGCGTGGGAGTGTCCATTTGGAAAACTCTCTGCTGAGTCAAAGACATTGCTGAAGATTCTTACTTTTGACCTGGATCTTATCTCGGAGTCAATATTAAACAGAAGACTTGGAATTGCAGACACTGCCATGGAGATTCTGTTTGATGATTTTGA TTTCGGGGTTGGTGTGATCGATCTTACGAGAGCAGCATCTCTGGTCAGTCGGCTATCAACACATAGAGCTATTTCGATCCATCGCCTCGTCCTATTTATAGTGTTTTCGCGGTTGACCACGGACAAGACGTCTACCTTCCTCAACTATGCGATCAGGATGctatcttctagctttcctAACACCTGGAATGAGAGGGTTCGTAAACTAGGTCATGGCCGGGCTTCATGCGACAAATATAGCAAGATTCTCTCCCATGTCGGCCGGCTCATGGCATTAACTCGAGCGAATTTGCTTATCGTTACCAGTCCGGAGCTTCTTGCGGAATTAGTCTTCCGTGCCGGAAG CTTAAGATTAGCGCGTGCAACTGCGAACTATGCACAGGCATATCACCTGCTAGGCCACATCGCACTGGATCTGGCGCAACCAAGCGCTGCACGATCTGTGTATCGACAGGCATTCAGAGTGAGAGAAGCACTTGAAGGGCCGCATTCACCCCCGGTGGCGGATATATATGGCGATATTGCCTGCAGCTATACCGAGCAAGGAAACGTTGCTGACGCCTTGAAATATATCCACGTTTTCAGAAACTCATGA
- a CDS encoding uncharacterized protein (SECRETED:SignalP(1-24)~EggNog:ENOG410PPV6~COG:S) — MLVSTLVRLLLCSAALFSSHLAVAVPVTPDEVEVDSYALEPPTVAEPVTPGESGVGIDAIEPRQAANQRPIYAIAHRVLTAQGVRDALKHGANAIEIDLCAWRKWNTWLADHDCATGSSAGDSAVTMFETIVEEHKKGKDVTFVWLDMKNPDYCEPRLNCSIEALRNLARKTLEPEGIRVLFGFYKAEKSRALKVIREKLNPYEAVSLSGKASAVLKEYEGKVASGIPVAQRVMDYGYYNLRFEFGGCHEGGYYTCTELRQGAQLRDEGKLGKVYGWTSSSGQVDLVNQLLGTAGVDGIIYGFEMTYYYDDVLTWRAALDILTWVKEHGNTHRMATRADPPW, encoded by the coding sequence ATGTTGGTTTCAACTCTTGTCCGCCTTTTATTATGTTCGGCCGCGCTATTCAGCAGTCACCTGGCTGTCGCTGTACCCGTCACGCCTGATGAGGTTGAGGTCGACTCATACGCCCTAGAACCCCCTACCGTCGCCGAGCCAGTCACGCCTGGGGAGTCCGGGGTCGGCATAGACGCCATTGAACCTCGACAAGCCGCCAACCAGCGACCAATTTACGCCATTGCCCATCGAGTCCTGACCGCCCAGGGAGTGAGAGATGCCCTCAAACACGGCGCGAACGCTATAGAAATCGACTTGTGTGCCTGGCGCAAGTGGAATACGTGGCTGGCAGACCACGACTGCGCAACAGGGTCCAGTGCTGGCGATTCCGCGGTTACGATGTTTGAGACCATTGTCGAAGAGCATAAGAAGGGGAAGGACGTCACTTTTGTCTGGTTAGACATGAAGAACCCGGATTACTGTGAACCTCGCTTGAATTGCTCGATCGAGGCCCTTAGAAACCTAGCGCGAAAAACACTGGAACCAGAAGGTATACGCGTCCTATTCGGATTCTACAAAGCTGAAAAGAGCCGCGCGTTAAAAGTGATCCGCGAGAAGTTGAATCCTTACGAAGCGGTAAGCTTGAGCGGCAAAGCTAGCGCTGTTTTGAAGGAGTATGAGGGCAAAGTGGCATCAGGGATCCCAGTGGCGCAAAGAGTGATGGACTACGGCTATTACAATCTCCGCTTTGAGTTTGGAGGCTGCCATGAGGGAGGCTATTACACCTGTACCGAATTGCGTCAAGGTGCCCAACTGCGGGATGAAGGGAAACTTGGGAAAGTGTATGGATGGACGAGCTCAAGCGGGCAGGTCGACCTCGTCAACCAGTTGCTGGGCACCGCCGGTGTTGACGGCATCATCTATGGCTTTGAAATGACTTACTACTATGACGACGTTCTCACCTGGAGAGCCGCATTAGATATTCTGACGTGGGTCAAGGAACATGGCAACACCCACCGTATGGCTACCAGAGCTGATCCTCCCTGGTAG
- a CDS encoding uncharacterized protein (EggNog:ENOG410PHIJ~COG:S), protein MCRSIESRAVSLITSVNLLNLPEFPDMFEELDQALLRFGRCQRGLSVTSALEDALLNGYTAIIIFCTHLFAFFRNNPIINETCRAWNKFQKRGSSGHSENSTFSRLLDEEASVVRRSGETKKVDKAEPTRNQHISQPIAKSLPCYVIPFGLNVRFLGRSDETDALQGALHPQDDGEHLEVMVFYGIGGVGKTQLTLHYANPSMKLYHGVIWIPSETQATMAQALSKFAVKLGLLQAEGRNDNYQSIRNMKDWLNTAGKSFLLIF, encoded by the coding sequence ATGTGTCGCTCCATAGAATCTCGCGCAGTGTCGCTGATCACGTCGGTTAATTTGCTGAACCTGCCTGAGTTCCCAGACATGTTTGAAGAGCTAGACCAGGCTCTACTCAGATTCGGTCGATGTCAGCGAGGACTTTCCGTGACGTCCGCTCTGGAGGATGCTCTCCTTAATGGTTATACGGCGATCATAATCTTCTGCACGCATTTGTTTGCGTTCTTTCGAAACAATCCAATTATAAACGAGACTTGCCGGGCGTGGAATAAGTTTCAAAAACGAGGTTCCAGCGGACATAGCGAAAATTCGACATTTTCAAGGCTACTCGACGAAGAGGCCAGTGTGGTTCGTCGCTCTGGAGAGACCAAAAAAGTGGATAAGGCCGAGCCCACTAGGAATCAACATATCTCTCAGCCGATTGCGAAGAGTCTTCCATGCTACGTGATACCATTTGGCCTGAATGTGAGATTTCTCGGTAGAAGCGATGAGACGGATGCTCTACAGGGAGCCCTCCATCCTCAAGATGATGGTGAACACCTCGAAGTCATGGTGTTCTATGGAATTGGTGGGGTTGGAAAGACGCAGCTTACCCTACACTACGCCAATCCTTCCATGAAGCTATACCATGGTGTGATATGGATACCGTCTGAGACTCAAGCTACAATGGCGCAGGCACTCTCAAAATTTGCGGTGAAGCTTGGCTTGCTACAAGCTGAAGGCCGCAACGATAACTATCAGTCCATACGAAATATGAAAGATTGGCTGAACACGGCGGGGAAATCTTTTCTCCTGATATTTTGA